The Coffea arabica cultivar ET-39 chromosome 2c, Coffea Arabica ET-39 HiFi, whole genome shotgun sequence genome includes the window GGACGTCCTAGGTTGTAGAATTATGCAGTTAAACTTAGATAATTCTTTTTGAAATTAGcagaataagaaaataaaagggattattgaccatgcatatgataatctctagttgttttgatttgGGAGGTTAAAGATTTGATTTTTAACATAGCAGCCTTATGAATTAAGTTGGCCCCTTCGGTAtggagcattttttttttaccataaaCATGATCAATTAGAGCTGGAAATTTATAAAATGGACGTGTTCTTGGATCTTGAACTGTTCCAGAATTGACAAATGATTAATGCAGATGACGGGAACATGTTTAATGGTTAGCTATTAGTATGTTAGCCAACAAAAGGGGTATTAAATGACGGAATGATTTTGTGTGATGGGAATATTTAATTCTTGGCTACCTAAGCGATGAATGAGGAATTGAGGCGATGGAGATTATTAAGTCTGTGTCTTGAGTGTTCTTGTCATCTGTTGCAGCAACTTGCTCCTAAGACTATTCAAGGTGAGTCAGTTGGAAGAGTGCTGTCTGTACATTGTGTTTGCAGAGAGGCTTTAGAGATTTGTAAGGAGCTAAGTATGTGAGCTGTATTATGTAATGTTGGTCATCGTTTCTTCTTTATTGTCAATGGATATGCACATGCTTGTATTGAACTCAGAAGCTATCTCTGCATGGTTAGAACTTGAATTTACTAGGTGTATAATAATTGTGCTTCTGGGTTGAGTGGAGTGCGAGGGGGAGATATCAACAAGTGTGCTCTGTTATTTCCGCTTTTAAAGCATTTTTTATGGACTCCCACTGATTTGAAAGACTAGTAGTGTAACAGTGATTACTAAGGTTACATTTGCAACACAAGCTCGGCTGACGTCAACTATATGGACAACTCTTCTAGGCATACAGGTTTTAACATAAAATCTGGTTGATAATATGCTCCTATGGTATTATATGCCTTGCTATCTTTTGACAGGGTTTCTATCTTCTTCCTCCCCATGTGCTCACTATATATAGATTAGTTCATTGTTATTTGGTTTTAGAAGAATCTTACAAATGAACTTGTTTACTGCAGCTCATGTGCTTGGCAGACCTTGAGTTTGATTACATAAACCCATTTGATTCAGCATCTAAGATAAACAACGTTGTTTTGCCAGAGTTTATCACTCAGGGAGTTCTGTGTTTCCTCCATCTTGTGACAGCACACTGGATGATGTTTCTGCTATGTCTTCCATACTTGTATTACGACTTTAAATTGTAAGTTTTTACCTCTAGAAGGTAGAGAAGAATATAAGTTCAGTGTGAAAAATTTAACACTCTTAAGTTTTTCAGTTAGGGAATACATGATATCTTCATTAACGGTGTCTTATAATGAGCAATTTATGTTGATGAGGTAATTATTTCATAAAATTATCATATTGATGAGACTACTGCAGTTTAATACATGCAAGCTTATTATCAAAACCAGCACAATTGACTGGATTCAAGACTTGGATTTCTGTGAATCTTGTTAGCATTGTCAATTCAAAGTTGAAATTAATTGGTTACTGAATTTGTCGGACCATGGTTTGGTAGTTGAAGGTTGAAATtagatttcttgatttggattaaTTTGATTCCCATTGGTTCTGGACAAAAAAGTTTAGTGGCAGAAACAAAGCTTATTATATTTGCTTCATTGTGTAGTGTATTTTTTCAGTATTCCTATGCTTTAATCCTCATGTAGTAATCTTGCCTTTGTCAGAATATACTTGTTTTTGTGGCTTAACATAGGAGACATTGTTGGTGCTTGATCTAATTGTGTAATTATGCATCTGAGTTTATCATGAGAAGTAATTGACTCTAACAATGCATTTTGTCTCAACAGTTTGAGTGCATTTAGTTTTTGCTTGTTAAGTTGGTATGTAACATATGTAAATTATTTACATTTTGGCATGGGCTGTACAACATAGCATTCTGAAAGTCCTTGTTATCGCAATCTAAAAGGACGTTAGATTGTGAATTTAGTGATCAATCTAACTGGTCAATTCCTGGAGAGGCAAAAAGTCATCTTGCAAAGAGTACTTGAAACATCATGCCGAGTAAAAATGGCCTTTCTTGATCTGTCATGGCTGATCCATGGTTAATACTTTCAGCAAATAGTTTCTTTTTCAACGTATTTGGATATGCAATCCTTGAGCAAAATTAGCAAATAAGCCACATGTTAGGACGCTCTTGGCAGGAACTCAAGGAGAAGGggattttgttaattttatcTCTAGTCTACTAATGCTTTGTCTAAGCAGAATGAGTACAAAGAAGAAACTACTATGGGGTTGGGATGATTTTCCTTCTGCTACTTAACAGTTATTAGATTGAAGAAATAGGAAGAATTTGCAGGGGCGGAAGATGTCTCTTAGAGATCATATAGAATTTGTGCCTTGCTGTGATAGAAGGAAAACTGCTTTGTTCTGACTTGACAGTTTCATATTCTTGTTTTGGCATTCAACTCATATAATAATCTGCGTCAATTTGCATGAAATGCGCACCTCCTCTTGATTGTTAAGTATTGATTTCCTAGAATAAATGATGGAAGATTATGATCCTTTTTAAAATATTGAGAGTGAACAGTGTGTCCAAGTTGCAAGCTAGGCCTCCCTCTACCTTCCCTATTGTGTTTTTCAATTTGGCAGGTGACAGTTTGTGCAGATGGCTGATGTTAACACATGATTAGGTACACTGAACGTCGCCACTTGGTAGATGTAACCGAGATCTTCAATCAGCTTCCCTGGGAGAAAAAGATACGATTGTATAAGCTGGGATATCTTATTGTCCTTATGGCATGTTCAATATTCTGGTATGCATTACGAGTCACACTGCCACTATGTATCATGTAGCACATGGTAAAGTATGATTTAATACTCATTTTCACCTTGTTCTCTGTCACTTTTAGGATGATTTGGAGCATTGTGGAAGATGAGCATTATTAAGGAGTCAGCTTGCAAGTCTACCCTATGTATGTGATACTGTGTTTTTATGGTCCGCTAGTTTTTCTCTGAAAGCGTAATGTCGGAGTTTCTTAGTTCTTAATTTGTTGCTTTTTCAGACACAACTATTAAAGGTCTAGCCTGTTAAATTCATTATCCTTTAAGTTGTCATCCTCTTCTCTGCAGTCACTGCTAATTAGTTTTATGTATGGTTTCTTTTCAGGTTCTTGGTCTGGATTATCTCTATGATTGAAGACTAATGTTTTGGCGTGACTGTAAGACCATCGAACTGCTGATTAGTGTTCTTTATCGTGGGCTTTATGTGCAGATCTTTCGGTTGGGACCTGGAGATGCAAGATAAAGCTTTCTGCTCATGACGGCCCTGATTGATGTATTTCACAGCCAGATTTAGGcgaattttatcttttcaaatttaattctGCATAGCCACCTTGTATTTGTACCCTGTTTTGGGAACCAAATACTGTATAGCAGCAGGGAAACTTGCGAGTCTTCTTGCTTTGTGGATGTGACCCAAGACATCTTGAAGAGGGCaaacattaattatttttaccaaGTAATTAGCTCAAATCCATAATCAGAATTTTTCAGAAGATGGGCATAGTAATTTTCTCATATTGAAGAAGGTGAGTTGAAATATTTGTAGTCCTCGTAGGTTAGGTTGGTACTGGCACTTGATTCCTCTTCACTTTGAACTGGACAATTTTTTGTATAGATTTTTTCTTGCAGATCATTCACTAAAACAATCCTTACATCGACAATAATGAGATTTAAACATAATATAGGCCACACATTGATAGTGAGATTCAATTAcacgactttttttttttttttttggtaaaaaagtGATCTTTTCTTACCAACTTGGATTGGCGTCCATACAATAGACAAATGCATGAGTTCTTGCAGCATGCTAAGGTTAAAGTTGGACATTGGTGATTACAAATGCGAAATTACGTGAAGGTATTTGACTGTTCAACAATTTGTTTCTATTTTCTCCGGCATCAATAGGACCATCATTGGTTCTGCAGGAGGGTTTCGTTgtcatccaaaaaaaataaataaataataaaagatgGAATCTATGTTGGTATGGACACACAGCCAAACATGAGCAAATATCTTAGCTTGTTTCCCCACCTTTAAACTTGAGCGTCCTGTTCTTGAAGCTCAACCCAAAAATCCATACCTTATTCGGGAGGGAGCAAATTCCTAAACAATCCACACCCTAAAATCCAGTTAAATTAAACAGGGCTTTACACTATTACAGGCTACAAGTACAATCTGCTAACTAGAAGCTGAAGTGACCGTTAAAATTCTGCATTAAGTCGAGCTACAAGTGCAAAAAAGAAACACAAGAAAAAAGACGCAAGTGTATGGAGAGAGATTTGTTATCTTAACATTTTGGTTGCTTTCTAATTCTCACTAGACaactaattaaaagaaaaactaataAATTGTAAATGCTTGTGTTAAGGGTTAAGGGTTAGGTTATTAGTTTCTTGGGTGGCCctaagagttgccggcttttgaggtaAACACCTGGGATTAAGGGTTAGTAATTTAATTCTGATTTCttcgttgaaaaaaaaaaagaaatgaatgaaGAGGTTTCCAAGAGTCTTGGGGGTTAGTACACCTTTAGTAGCAAAGGCCCTCCCTAGCCTTTCCACATCAAATCCCACATCGATCCTCGGGAGGTTAAGGGTTAGGTTATTAGTTCCCTGGGTGGTCTCAAGAGTTGCAGGCTTTTGAGATAAACACCTGGGATTCAGGGTTAGTAATTTAATTCTGATTTCTTCgttgaaagaaaaggaaatgaatggAGAGGTTTCCGAGAGTCTTGGGGGTTAGTACACCTTTAGTAGCAAAGGCCCTCCCTGGACTTTCCATATCAAATCCCACATCGATCCTTGGGGGGTTAAGGGTTAGGTTATTAGTTCCCTGGGTggcctcaagagttgccggcttttgaaatAAACACATGGGATTCAGGATTAGTAATttaattctgatttcttcattgaaaaaaaaaagaaatgagtgGAGAGATTTCTGAGAGTCTTGGGGGTTAGTACACCTTTAGTAGCAGAGGCCCTCCCTGGCCTTTCTACACCAAATCCCACATCGATCCTTGGGAGAGTTAGGTTATTAGTTCCCTGGGTGACCTCAAGAGTTGCCAGCTTTTGAGGTAAACACCTGGGATTCAGGGTTAGTAATTTAATTCTGATTTCATcgttgaaagaaaaataaatgagtgGAGAGGTTTCCGAGAGTCTTGGGGGTTAGTACACCTTTAGTAGCAGAGGCCCTCCCTGGCCTTTCCACACCAAATCCCACATCGATCCTCGGAGAGGGGGTTAAGGGTTAAGTTATTAGTTCCCTGGTGGCCTCAAGAGTTGCTCCCTGGCCTTTCCACACCAAATCCCACATCGATCctcgggggggggggggttaagGGTTAGGTTATTAGTTCCCTAGGTGGTCTTAAGAGTTGCAGGCTTTTGAGGTAAACACCTGGAATTCAGGGTTAGTAATTTAATTCTGATTTTTTcgttgaaagaaaaagaaatgagtgGAGAGGTTTCCAAGAGTCTTGGGGGTTAGTACACCTTTAGTAGCAGAGGCCCTCCCTGGccttttcacaccaaatcccaCATCGATCCTTGGGGGGATTGAGGGTTAGGTTATTAGTTTCCTAGGTGActtcaagagttgccggcttttgaggtaAACACTTGGGATTCAGGGTTAGTAATTTAATTCTGATTTCTTCTTtgaaagatatatatatatatatatatatatacatacatatatacactcTCTGGACATCACTGAAAGTGAttccaagaaaatgaaattcaaCAGCGACCTTTGTCCATACCTCAAGATGCAGTTACTTGGAAGTTTGTAAATCATTTTGTAAGATGCATTTCACACTCTTTTAATATACAGGCTTTTGCAGTTCATCGGTTTTTTTTATccaataatagtaataataaaagTCATCAGCCTTTCCTTTCTTGGAAGTTTGTGTCTGTCGTAGACTCGTATATGACAAAGATAACTTTCAAACTTCAGAAACAGGAGTAGTGCTGTCTTGAGTCTTCCTGAACAACTCTCATTAAAGAAATCAAAACTAAAATGAGAGCAATGACAAATGAAAACATCTACCAGAAGCACCACCTCGATGATCAATCATAGAATAGAACTCTTGATATCTAATGATAagagaatgaaaaaaaagagagtggTTGGCATTGGAATTATGTGATTAATAAAGGAAAAGGTGTGGATTAAAATCGTACTAAacataaatttattatttttgttgttaTAAACATGAAAAACATATATTCATAAGAAGGTCAAATCCCGTTTGATACATTAAGGGGAAGTATAGCATTttctttagtaaaaaaaaaaaaaatctgcagAAACTCAGTTAACTGAGCTTCTCCCTCCCTCCATAACATGAGAGTAGAATAGATTGTTTAcgttagattaaaaaaaaaaaatcctttataATGAACTATTATTGCTGTACAGGGATGCCCGGCACAACAGATGTCCAATCATATTGCCCCGAGATacctagggttttttttttccactaaATGGTCCATCAGTTTTAGCCTTTAGGTTTCGATTATTAGATTAGACAATTATAATCTTGTATAAACGTATAAATTAGTGTTTCCTAAATCATATAGTAGTTCTTTATTCTTTGGCTTCGCCACTTCAAAAGAATCAAAACAAAGCCTTCCTGCCAAATCCAAACATTTATTTATTGAGTTTCTTATAGATGCCAAAAGGTTACTTCTGTCCATCATGCGTTTATATTTATTCCCTGCGAAAACCGACCCCATTTCCAGTTTTCTGGATTTTGAAGGTGACATATTGGTACCCCTTCATGGtaaaaacacatacacataaataaaatattcgacACATTTGTCCAAACTGTTGTCCTTGGCACTGCCATTGATGGATCCAACTTCCAAGGCCTCTTCAACCCGAAAAGGTTTCTAACATATAATCATCAAGATTACAAGATTTACCTCAACTATTGCATGAGTTTTTGAATAGAAAAGATTCATACATAGACAGACAAATCTATATATTCTTTCAACAATACATAATAAAAGTAGAAGTTGCAGAAAAAGCTGATGAAAAAGCTATCTGAAATGAGTGAAGATTTTCTTAGAAACTAACTCTAACTCTATCccatcatccaaataaacaaagTCTTCTATGGCAGCCATGTTCGAGCAGGAGTGCCCGGCCTGGATTACCTCTTTTCTCCTGGAAAAGTCCCGAAGGATGATAATTTCCCTTTTTGCACGCAGCATATGCATGTGCTTGTTTTAGAATTACAGTATCAGTCTAGATCTTCTTGTCGACATAGCAAAATTTTATGAAATTATTTTAcgtaaaaaaagaaacaaaagattaCAAGTGATAACATATTTAATTTAACTCCAGCTGAAAGATGGTTTGAAATGAAGATGTGAATGTCATGCGATGATGCAACAATGGCTGCGTCATAGGTGATGAAAGACCCAGttccacttctttttttttttttttttttttttgttacacCTATTCCTATTCTATCTTAGGGGAGGGAGACCCGAAGGAGTCAAGGGGTACCATGGTAGGGACCAGGGGCGGATTTAAGGTGGAGGCACTGGGGGAGATTTAAGGTGGGGGCACGGGAGGCATGGGCCCCACTGTCCCCGTTAAATTCCTATAATACTTATATAATTTTAAGTGTGTCCCTagagtttttttaaaaaggatGTGAAAgaattatataattttttaagtTAATTCATAAACTAAAATTCTAAAAAGATACGTGGGatacaaatttcatttgaaataagctaaaaaaaatcttttcatTTTAACTAGCAAGTACCAATCATATCATTCACTTTTTTTTGGCCCCACTCCCCAATTTCCcttccctcctctggttcaCCATTTTCCCTCACAACCAAGACCCACTACCTTCCACAACTAAGCAGCTAGCTACTCTTTCTCTTGATCAATTCATCCAATCATATCATTCTCTTCCTTTGTCTCCACTTTCCAATTTCCCTTCCCTCCACTGGTCCCCCATTTTCCCTCCACAACCGAGGGCCATTCTTATTTCCACAATCAAATTagttatcaaaatataaaaactcgcagtgagcaattgtaaatagtttaatttgtttttgaaataaaattattattacattactaattttgaatttgtctttttatgtttttcatggaatatatGCATTATTTGTAtttgttggtgaattttttttttgtttaaaaaactagaaaaaaaaaagtaggtaAGAAATTTTAGTGTTGCTTTTGCCGCcactaaaaaatttttttgggtcCGCCCCTGGCAGGGACTAAACTAACACCGATTCAAACGGATACCTGCATCCACTGGCGGAGCATTCTAGGATATTCTGAATATTAGAATGTAGGTCAAAGGATTCAGGAAATCCTGAATATTAGAATGTAGATTAAGGGATTCGATCCCTTGAACTACACCCAAGTAGAGATTTAAAACTATCTTGGTAGCCAACTACTCTAAGAGTAGTGGTTCCTAGTTACTTTCGGCTTGACTAGGATTGGGAAATGGGAAAcaaggtttaaaaaaaaaaaagattactaCAACTTAAAGGTTAAAGCATTAGCCTTTGAAATTGGCATTggcatttcttcttcatattgtAGAATAATTATACTACCTCTTATCTTGCGTGGAGCATTCGTCATGTAAATATCTCCTTCAGCTCagataattttatgaaattATTAATacgtatcaagaaaaaaaaaattttctaaaagaaatCATACTTCAAAATACTACAGATCAGTGGCGATCGGGTTGCTCAAGAAATTTGAAACGACTTAACTTTGAGGCAAGATTAACAAGTTAAAGAAACtttagatttctttttttttttctctcttttttttttttaacctatcTGGTTGATAGAAACTttagggtgtgtttggattgcatgcTACGTTTTCCGTGGACACATtttttcaatcaactttttacctcatatatattaaatcgctacagtaatttttctacaaaaaattcaatccaaacaaagcctagGTTTTATGAGTCCTTCAACTTAGTAGGTCATTATTAGGACTACAAACGAGTTAAGTTGAGTCAAACTTTGATCTAATCAAGTCGAATTTCGACTTAATTTTATCAAGATCGATCTCAACGAGTTCTTAATGTATagctcaaactcgagctcgacctcaaattcgagtcgagtcaagctcgagttttagcttcaaaaaagtaaaaattaattattttattttttaaaaaatgaataaaatagtaGTTTTTCTCCATTGTCACAGTTCAGTGCGCACAAAAGAATTTAATTACTAGCTGAATGAAAAGTTGGAAAACTTGGCTCCTGAACTTTAATTATAAtgtatttaatttctttttcccaATACAATGGGAACTCAAGTCGATGTCCTCCTCAGCCCTGAAGAAATTTGGCAAGCATATTTTCTGATATCAAATTAGTCAGATCAAAAAAAGGTTAAGTTTGCCGTTAAAAAAAACCATATAGCAGTACTATAGAGATGCAGAACAGTTCATGAAATGGTCATATTACATGCATACATGGGGGAAGACAAATAGAAAATAAACTCTCTGAcctaaaagaaaagagggaaaaaaaatgggaaaagCATAATCCGGGATGGATTTCTTGGGAGCGTAGGGCTTACAAACactaaaaattacaaaaaaaaaaaaaaaaaaagtatataaaaaaaaatctaaccaATTGTGTACAAGAAATTAGACTGCAGATGTGTGCATGCTTTATCTGGAGCTGCCTGTCTCtgcaacatatatatatacatataaaggACTGTAATACATTAGCAGACGATGCTATCCACATAGATCAGCTTTTCATTCTGCAACTCCTCTCTCCATTTCTTGTTATTCTCATCTGTGAACTCTTCAATCCTCTTGTTGAAATCATCATCATCTAATTCACTATAACTATCATCTTCACTCATTTCTTCATCATAGTCACAGTAACCATAACCCGTCAAAATCTGATCCTTGTgttcctcctcctcatcatctCTGCCGTGGCTCTGATGATCTTGAGCTGTGTTGCTTATAATAATCTCGTCCTTGTTATAGCAgtaatcatcatcatcatcataacTTTGATCATGATGAACTTCGAACTTCTCTTCTTTGTATTCAACGTGCACTATTCGCGGCAGAAAATCACCGTGGTGGTATTCACCATCCTCTTCATCTTTTGTGCTCTTAAGACCTTCATCCAAAAAACCGATAAACGACAAGATTGAAACTTCtggagatgatgatgatgatgaagacaAGCTAGAAAACTGTGCAGAAACTCTCACCAGGAGAGCTACGACAATCAtgttaaaagtgaaaaatactACTAAATAACTAGGCTTTCCAGAGACGaaaattttggaaacaaaagaaatttcatcatgTTGCTCATGCTGGGGAATTGATGAGGAAAAtttagaagagaagaagaagtaTTCTCGGATTGTTAGATACAAGAGAAGAACTATTGGTGTAGCCCCTCCAACAATTTTCATCTGCTCCATTAAATGTAGAAATTTCTCAatatctcttcttctttttttttggggggggccGAGATCAAATTGGTTTCAGTAGCTAGTTGCAAAAGTTCATGTGGAGGGAGCTAGGCCGACTAACACCATTTTCAGGGATTGAAATATATAGCCGTGTTGAAGATTATAGAAGTGGGAGGTGACAGTGAAAGAAACAAACTTTTAGATCCTAGAAAAATTATTGGCTGTTTGGATGTTTTCGGTATTCTCAATACTAGCGCAcggttgctttttttttttttttttttggtttgttcaTACTCACTTGGTGAAAGGTATTTTATTTAGTTTATTGTAGGTTAAAATATATCATGGAGAGAGCCGGACAAGATGCTTGGGAATAATTACTACTCGTCTTGAGCGAAGCCAGAGCCAGAAAGAATATACTCTTGCATTAACCCTCGTTTTACGCACTTTAATTAGGTAACTATTTTCCGCgtaattaaatttaaaatcctCAAGTGAACAATGGGAAAATGGATTGTTCAAGTCTTACAACTTTTTTCACAAAACAAATATAGtttctaaaattttgttttagcCAATTTAGACCCTAAACTTTGGGCAACAAATCTCGACGACTATTAAATTATTTCCTGTGTCTATTTTTTGtcatcaaattatttttcaatcgAACTATTTTTCGTCTCGATTTAGCCGGTCAACTAACTAATTGGTACACCATAACCATTTCGTCGGACTATGCTCTTAATCTACAAAATATACCGAACACGTGCAAATTACGTATGAAAACTTAAGGGTAAATATGTCCATTGACCGTGACACTAAATTGTTTTAATCGTACACTTTTAACCATCCAATTACTTTTTGCTTAAGATGGTCACTGAACATACAAATATGCATATTAGTTGCCATTTTATCCAATAAGTTGCATGTGCACTGCACACGCCAGAGATCACGGGTAAATTCATCCAAATAGGTGAAACAAAAATCCTAAATAGCCATGAAACCATACAAACAACATATTTTTACTGATCTTTCTTTCAAACTGGCCACCCAATTCACCAAAATAGTAAATTAGCAAGCTTGCATTAAAATTTTGTCATTAGATctattattttcatttaatttcaaGGTTCTTGGAAATAATTCCGCAAGAGCTTCAGCATATAATATagatttttttgtcaaaatttataaaatagaaTATATTAAAGCAACTATTATagatttttaattaaaatataaaCCTCTCGATGGGAAAGAAATTCTAAAAAATTGACCTTACAAAATTGTCCTCGTTTTTGGTACATGAAATGCACATGGAGCTCAATAGCATTAACATAAATATTTGATGGAATGACCACTAGTATACCGATTTAAGGGTTCAGTGATTacattgaaataaaaaaatatttgagcGGCCAAAAGTGTATGAGCGGAATAGCGTAGTTGCTGCTGGAGGTTTTAGGTTCggattgaaaatttcaaaggacATATTTGCCTTTGGATTTTTGATACATGAGTTGCACACGTTCAGTTTATTTTGTAGATTAAAAGCAAAATCTGATGAAATAGCCACAGATAATCAAATACATTGATTAGTCAGTTGAGTGGCTGAATTGAAATGATAAActtttttacattttagccGATCGAATTACCTTTTTGAACCAAAGTCCCACGGAGTAAACTTTTGCGTCCCTCAAATTAAATTAACCATCccaactactccctccgtcccactttgatagtcctgttttccttttttgtctgtcccaaattgcagtccactttccaattgaagaatgtagttgtattttcattttcctaaaatacccttattcaatacaagttgttgttgctattaacctaccccatttaatgagagttgattctttttttaccattaattcaagttcccataaagttgtactctatttaatgtgagggtattttaggaaaatagcaatctaaatttacttttccaacaaagttaactactttttcttaaactgtgtgaaaaaagaaacaggactatcaaagtgggacggagggagtatattaTTGAGTGGTTAGGTTACTTTCAACTAAAAACTAGTATGAAATGACATGGGAGCACCAACCAATCATTAGCCAGTCTAAGGAGCTAGTCTTAGGGATGCCTAGTCTTCATACATCATTATACACTAACGAACATATTATTATAATCAGAAGTACTTTCTACGCCATTAAGatgatgatatttcttaaaacCCCACGCCCACCAATTTGTTCATCCAACAAACAGTCGATTCTCCGAAGCTTGGAGTTGTTTTAGGGACCGGAAAATGCTAAACAAAGGAACTGGATCAGCATGGTTATCATTTAATAATTTGCTGACAAAAGCTTGAGTTAGTCAAATTTCATAAACATACTATCATATGTTTAAGATTAGAAGCggcaatttggattgaaatcCATTTATTCATCCATATAAtccataattaaatggataatggattatccatttatagtattggttttaaatggttgatcaaagtaaaaccattaaattaaatggatttatatggattatccactaaaaccatatatatccatttacttaaaaaccaaataaaagagaGGGAAAGGAAATGACTAAAAAAGGAGCCATCCTAAAATTGC containing:
- the LOC113727710 gene encoding protein cornichon homolog 4-like — encoded protein: MGDLIAWLLSFFILIALLGIILYQLMCLADLEFDYINPFDSASKINNVVLPEFITQGVLCFLHLVTAHWMMFLLCLPYLYYDFKLYTERRHLVDVTEIFNQLPWEKKIRLYKLGYLIVLMACSIFWMIWSIVEDEHY